From a single Thalassophryne amazonica chromosome 7, fThaAma1.1, whole genome shotgun sequence genomic region:
- the LOC117514651 gene encoding syndecan-2-like isoform X2 has protein sequence MKNLWLLFVVGLATGFISEKVLVSSQTSSSSGDDLYLEGRTSRGFPFDDDEDDEDGEDAGSGSGSGYFSIVNATEEEVVKFLNITDITLHQETILNEPEMLTNSPHPTPTPVGEYHHKTTKETRTMVTATTNVFSEEEKGDKVPMLGSTSDWFTESTSTTPISLTEITTTKLSTVVSVTKGVGNDVVTEGRVDDTTTENVGNGDVISKVKDDVLAEGGRSSRLDEKTTSEEVTSENLWERIDVLAAVIACGVIGFLCAIFLLALLAYRMKKKDEGSYDLGDTKLSATAYQKAPTQEFYA, from the exons ATGAAGAATCTTTGGCTGTTGTTCGTCGTCGGCCTGGCGACCGGATTTATCAGTGAAAAG gtccTAGTCTCCTCCCAGACTTCCTCCTCTTCAGGAGATGACCTTTACCTGGAGGGCAGAACATCTCGTGGCTTCCCTttcgatgatgatgaagatgatgaagatggTGAAGATGCCGGCTCAGGGTCTGGATCTGGATATTTCT CTATTGTAAATGCCACAGAGGAAGAAGTGGTAAAGTTCCTGAATATCACAGACATCACACTTCACCAAGAAACAATTTTAAATGAACCAGAGATGTTGACTAACTCACCTCACCCAACACCAACCCCAGTGGGAGAATACCACCACAAAACGACTAAAGAGACACGCACCATGGTGACGGCAACAACAAATGTGTTCTCTGAAGAGGAAAAAGGTGACAAG GTGCCAATGCTTGGTTCAACATCCGACTGGTTCACAGAG AGCACCAGCACCACGCCTATATCCCTGACTGAAATCACAACAACCAAACTGAGCACAGTTGTCAGTGTAACCAAAGGTGTTGGGAATGACGTTGTGACGGAGGGTAGGGTGGATGACACAACAACCGAAAATGTTGGAAATGGGGATGTGATCAGTAAGGTTAAAGACGATGTTCTGGCTGAAGGAGGTCGAAGCAGCAGGCTGGATGAGAAGACCACTTCAGAAGAAGTGACCTCTGAGAACCTGTGGGAGAGGATAGATGTGCTGGCAG CGGTTATCGCATGCGGAGTGATCGGATTCCTCTGTGCCATTTTCCTTCTTGCCCTACTTGCTTACCGTATGAAGAAGAAGGACGAGGGCAGCTATGATCTCGGAGACACAAAACTTTCTGCGACGGCATATCAGAAAGCACCGACACAGGAGTTCTACGCCTGA
- the LOC117514651 gene encoding syndecan-2-like isoform X1: MKNLWLLFVVGLATGFISEKVLVSSQTSSSSGDDLYLEGRTSRGFPFDDDEDDEDGEDAGSGSGSGYFSIVNATEEEVVKFLNITDITLHQETILNEPEMLTNSPHPTPTPVGEYHHKTTKETRTMVTATTNVFSEEEKGDKVPMLGSTSDWFTETTSTSTTPSASTAASTVPSTSTTPISLTEITTTKLSTVVSVTKGVGNDVVTEGRVDDTTTENVGNGDVISKVKDDVLAEGGRSSRLDEKTTSEEVTSENLWERIDVLAAVIACGVIGFLCAIFLLALLAYRMKKKDEGSYDLGDTKLSATAYQKAPTQEFYA; encoded by the exons ATGAAGAATCTTTGGCTGTTGTTCGTCGTCGGCCTGGCGACCGGATTTATCAGTGAAAAG gtccTAGTCTCCTCCCAGACTTCCTCCTCTTCAGGAGATGACCTTTACCTGGAGGGCAGAACATCTCGTGGCTTCCCTttcgatgatgatgaagatgatgaagatggTGAAGATGCCGGCTCAGGGTCTGGATCTGGATATTTCT CTATTGTAAATGCCACAGAGGAAGAAGTGGTAAAGTTCCTGAATATCACAGACATCACACTTCACCAAGAAACAATTTTAAATGAACCAGAGATGTTGACTAACTCACCTCACCCAACACCAACCCCAGTGGGAGAATACCACCACAAAACGACTAAAGAGACACGCACCATGGTGACGGCAACAACAAATGTGTTCTCTGAAGAGGAAAAAGGTGACAAG GTGCCAATGCTTGGTTCAACATCCGACTGGTTCACAGAGACCACCAGCACCAGTACCACCCCCAGCGCCAGCACCGCCGCCAGCACTGTTCCCAGCACCAGCACCACGCCTATATCCCTGACTGAAATCACAACAACCAAACTGAGCACAGTTGTCAGTGTAACCAAAGGTGTTGGGAATGACGTTGTGACGGAGGGTAGGGTGGATGACACAACAACCGAAAATGTTGGAAATGGGGATGTGATCAGTAAGGTTAAAGACGATGTTCTGGCTGAAGGAGGTCGAAGCAGCAGGCTGGATGAGAAGACCACTTCAGAAGAAGTGACCTCTGAGAACCTGTGGGAGAGGATAGATGTGCTGGCAG CGGTTATCGCATGCGGAGTGATCGGATTCCTCTGTGCCATTTTCCTTCTTGCCCTACTTGCTTACCGTATGAAGAAGAAGGACGAGGGCAGCTATGATCTCGGAGACACAAAACTTTCTGCGACGGCATATCAGAAAGCACCGACACAGGAGTTCTACGCCTGA